A segment of the Aureimonas sp. SA4125 genome:
AGGAAGAAGGCCGACAGCACCTCGTAGCCCATCAGCGGCCCGAGGATCGGCCCGGTCTTGTCGGAAAACACCGACCAGTTGGTGCCGAACTGGTAACTCATGACGATGCCGGAGACGACGCCCATGCCGAAGACGATCGCAAAGATCTTCAGCCAGAAGTTGAACGTGTCGTGGTAGACGCTTTTGCCCGTCCAGAGCCAGAGACCTTCGAGCACCGCGAGATAAGAGGCGAGCCCGATCGAGAAGGCCGGGAAGATGATGTGGAAGGAAATCGTGAATCCGAACTGGATACGGGCCAGAAGGACGGGATCGAATCCCTCGAACATTGGAGTCTCCTCGCGGGCGGGAAAGCCGGGCCTACAGCTTCTGCTGAACTCGTTTCGAGCAAACTTGTCTCAGGAATTAGAACTGGTTGCGATGCGGCAAGACCGCCATGCGGCGTTTTGTTCGTTGCCGCCTCGACTCTTACCGTCTGCCGATCCGGCACGGCGACCTTCCCAGCGGTTCAATATGCCGGAAGCTTGAGCTAGAAGCGAATGCGACAAGGGCGTGTGCGAGGGAGACGCGGATATGGGCAATACTCACCGGTCATACGGTCTGCTTGAACGATAGGATGGGCAAGACTCAGCATGAAGTGCTGCGCGCCATCTTCGATGCCGTCGTCGCCGCCAGCCACCCCGCGTCGATCCTCGCGCCTCATCTTCCGGCCGCGCCGAAAGGCCGCGTGATCATCCTCGGCGCGGGCAAGGCCGGTGCGAGCATGGCGGCCGCGGCCGTCGCCTTCTACCGGGCGCAAGGCGTCGGCGACATCAGGCTCGGCGGCATCGCCGTCGCCCGGGACGGCTATGGGTGCGACGCGGGACCGGTCGAGGTCGTCGAGGCCGGTCATCCTCTGCCGAACGCCGCCGGGCTGGCCGCGACGCGGCGGGTGCTCGAACTGGCGCGCGGCGCGGGGCCCGACGACCTGGTGCTGGCCCTGATTTCCGGCGGCGGCTCGGCCAACTGGCTCTTGCCGCGCGGCGGCATCTCGCTCGCGGACAAGCAGGCCGTCACGCGTGCGCTCCTCAGGAGCGGCGCCGGCATCGGCGAGATCAACTGCATCCGCAAGCATCTTTCCGAGATCAAGGGCGGGCGGCTCGCCGTCGCCTGCGGTTCGGCAAGGCTGGTGACGCTGGCCATCTCCGACGTGCCGGGCGATGATCCGAGCGTGATCGCCTCCGGGCCGACCGTGCCCGATCCGACGACGCGCGAGGACGCGCTGGCGATCGTCGCCCGGCGCGGCCTCGTTTTGCCGGACTCCTGCCGCCGGGTCCTGGAAGACGATTCCTGCGAGACGCCGAAACCCGGCGATCCCGTTTTCGCCGGCAAGGACTACACCATCGTCGCGACGCCGCATTCCGCGATGCAGGCGGGCATCGCCGCCGCCGAGGCCGCCGGCTTTCGCCCCGTTCTTCTTGGCACGGATGTCGAGGGCGAGGCGCGCGAGGTCGCGCGCGCGCATGCGGCGCTGGCGCTTGCCGCGCGTGACCGGGGTGAGCGCGTGGCGATCCTCTCCGGCGGCGAACTCACCGTGACGATGACGGGATCGGGCCGCGGCGGACCGAACCAGGAATATGCGCTGGCCCTTGCGCTGGCTTTCGAAGGAGCGGACGGCATCGTCGCCCTCAGCGCCGATACGGACGGCACCGACGGCGGCACGGGTCTTGCGTCTGACCCGGCCGGCGCGTTCATCTCGCCGCAAACGCTGGCCCGCGCCCGCGCCGCCGGCCTCGACCCGGCGGCGGCGCTGGAAAACAACGATTCCACCACCTTCTTCGAGACGCTGGGCGACCTCTTCGTGCCCGGTCCGACGCTGACGAATGTGAACGATTGCCGCATCATTCTGGTCGGCGGCGGCATGGCGTGACGCCGCCGCCGGCGCTATGCCTCTTCGCGCGAGCGATGGTGATGAACAGGAAAGACCGACCATGAAGCGCAGCCGCGTGAACGAGATCCTCACAGAGGGCGACGCCTTCATCCGCTCCTTCGGCTATGTCATGCCGCCCTTCGCCTGTCTCTCGCCGGACGAGATGCAGGCGCGCGCCGGCGATCTCGCGCAGATCCGGCAGCGTCGTCTCGGCTGGGACGTCACCGATTACGGCAAGGGCAATTTCGACTCGCTCGGCCTCTTCCTGTTCACCGTGCGCAACGGCGACAATGCCGATCTCGCCTCCGGCCGCGGCATGCTCTACGCCGAGAAGATCATGATCTCGCGCCGGGACCAGATCTCGCCGATGCACCGGCACAACATCAAGGCCGAGGACATCATCAACCGTGGCGGCGGCACGCTGACGCTGGAGCTCTTTTCCCGGGCCCCGGACGGCGGCATCGACGAGGAAGCGCCCGTCAGCGTCTTTTGCGACGGCATTGCCCGGACGCTTGGACCCGGCGACAAGCTGCGCCTCACCCCCGGCGAGAGCGTCACCCTGATGCCGAACCACTGGCACGCCTTCTGGGGCGAGGGCGCCGACGTCCTCATCGGCGAGGTCTCGACCGTCAACGACGACGTCACCGACAACATTTTTCGCGAGCCGATCGGGCGATTCTCGACCATCGAGGAGGACGAGGCGCCGCTGCATCTCCTGGTCTCGGACTATGACCGGTTTTTCGCCCGCGAGAACTGAACAGCTTGATTGCCCCGAACGACGACGGAAGGTTGCGGACGGCCTGCGGCCGCCGACGGCGCCTGCCGAAACTGTGGAGAGACCCTGCCTGCGCCGACTCCTCGCTCGTCGCAGGTGCTAGACGAGACCTGTCCCGCAGCCCGACCGAGGAGGAACGTCCATGACCATTGCCGTCGACCTCGGCACGACCGCCTCCGGCGAGCCGGCGGAGCTCGATCTCGAGGAATTGCTGTCGACGCGGCTTCTGGTCCAGGGCAATTCCGGCTCGGGCAAGTCGCATCTCCTGCGCCGGCTGCTCGAGCAGAGCGCCGAATGGGTGCAGCAGGCGATCATCGATCCCGAGGGCGACTTCGTCTCCTTTGCCGAGCGCTACGGCCACATCGTCGTCGACGCCGACCGCACGCCGGCCGAGCTGACGCGCATTGCCGGGCGCATCCGCCAGCACCGCGCCTCGGTCGTCCTCAACCTCGAGGGCCTCGACGCCGAGGTGCAGATGCAGTGCGCCGCCGCCTTCCTGAACGGCCTGTTCGACGTCGACCA
Coding sequences within it:
- a CDS encoding glycerate kinase → MGKTQHEVLRAIFDAVVAASHPASILAPHLPAAPKGRVIILGAGKAGASMAAAAVAFYRAQGVGDIRLGGIAVARDGYGCDAGPVEVVEAGHPLPNAAGLAATRRVLELARGAGPDDLVLALISGGGSANWLLPRGGISLADKQAVTRALLRSGAGIGEINCIRKHLSEIKGGRLAVACGSARLVTLAISDVPGDDPSVIASGPTVPDPTTREDALAIVARRGLVLPDSCRRVLEDDSCETPKPGDPVFAGKDYTIVATPHSAMQAGIAAAEAAGFRPVLLGTDVEGEAREVARAHAALALAARDRGERVAILSGGELTVTMTGSGRGGPNQEYALALALAFEGADGIVALSADTDGTDGGTGLASDPAGAFISPQTLARARAAGLDPAAALENNDSTTFFETLGDLFVPGPTLTNVNDCRIILVGGGMA
- a CDS encoding D-lyxose/D-mannose family sugar isomerase, translated to MKRSRVNEILTEGDAFIRSFGYVMPPFACLSPDEMQARAGDLAQIRQRRLGWDVTDYGKGNFDSLGLFLFTVRNGDNADLASGRGMLYAEKIMISRRDQISPMHRHNIKAEDIINRGGGTLTLELFSRAPDGGIDEEAPVSVFCDGIARTLGPGDKLRLTPGESVTLMPNHWHAFWGEGADVLIGEVSTVNDDVTDNIFREPIGRFSTIEEDEAPLHLLVSDYDRFFAREN